The Candidatus Hepatincola sp. Av genome contains the following window.
CTTAGTGCGAATATAGACACTTTACCCCGTAGTACCGAACAACCATCAGATCATACTCCGGTTTCCTATCTTTTTAACTCTTTAGAAGCAAAAACCTAAATACTTATTACTTTTTATTTTAAATTACAGCATCTATTTATACAAGTTTAAGTTGTGTTACTAGTAAAACTATTTTATTATTTACTTATTATAAGTAGCTAAAATTTTATTGCTTAGTACAATTCAATAAAGTTATTTACAGGAGATAAAAGCATTATGAGAAAAATCCATTATAGTTATATGATAATCTTTACTTTAACAATTACTCTTTGTGCAATTATATTTTTTAACTTTAACCGTCATGCCTATGGCAATGTCCAAAATCTTGTCGGGCAAGATTTACAATGTAAAGCTACTAAATCTTTTACGGTAAATGCCAACCTAAACGACCCCAATGTAAACATTACTAAAGGACATACCAGAGGTGCTATGTTTAATTATAATATTACTGGAACAAACTTAGAATCTGGAGATTCTCAAAAAATCTACATTTACGACCAGTTCTATAAACATCATCTATATTTAAAAAACGATCGTGATGGAGTTGCAATTTTTGAAGGTAACCATAATAATGGTGCCTCTAACTCTTCTAAGGTAATTGAATATAATTCAGATACTAATATATTAACTTCTATTACTACTCGTTATAATGCTAAAATTCATAGTTTTACTTTAGTAAAAATTATTATGGAATGTACTTAAATTATATATACAAACAACTAGCTAACCACAAATAATATAAGAAAAAACTATGCTTTCTATTTATCAGTTTTGAAAAATTTTATTCACTATTTTATAGGTTAGATTCTTTGGCTATATTTTTTATAAGGTAATCAAGGAGGATATGTATATCAGTAAAATTCTCACTACCTTGTTCATCTTTATTATTTTCAACTTTACAAGCATTTTTAATAGCTTTTTTATAGTTTCTTGATTCATAATAAAAGTTATCTTCTATACTTCTATCATACTCTTTCTTTAGATATTTTTTTATCTGCTGGCAATTATCAAAGGGCTTATTAGTATCTTCTTCATAAAGTAATAAAAAATATTCAAAACAAGGATTGGAACCAATAAAGATAAAATCAGTATTTTTATCTTTATTACTTTTTTTACTCTTTTCACATTCTATTTTTACTTTTTCATAAAAATCATGTTTATCTTTATCTACTACTATAAAAGTCTTATAATATTCTTTAGATTCTTCCTTTATGAATCTTTTAGCATAAGCTAATACTTGCTTAGGAGTCGATTTACCCCTCGAGCCCTTAACACAAACAATTTTATTAATTCCTAATTTTTCAACAAATTTTTTAAAGTACGTACAAGAAGTTATTTTATCCTCACAAAAAATAGCATAATGTTTCTTTAACGGCTTATTTTTACTCTTACGCTTTAAACTATTATTATTCCTTACCATTATACAATTCCTCTAACTCTATAATACTAGCCTCAAAGTTAGGGATGGCACCATACTTACCTGTATAATACCTATTCTGTATGTTTTCACCTTTCTTAGAATTAAAGTCATCTAAAGAGTAAATTTCTGTCATCTGCTTGTTATTTTTTTCTACAAAATAAACTTCATCTTTTCTAAATAATGTATCATCAAGTAGGGTAATATCATGGGTAGTAAAAATTAATTGAGCATGGTTTTTATTAATAATAGGGCTATTAAACAAATTAACAATATAACGTACTATATGTGGATGTAAACTATCTTCTAATTCGTCAATTAATATGAGTTTGCCTTTTTCTATATCTGGTAATAATTTATTTAATAACATGAAAACATTATCTGTACCATCTGAAAC
Protein-coding sequences here:
- a CDS encoding RloB domain-containing protein, which produces MVRNNNSLKRKSKNKPLKKHYAIFCEDKITSCTYFKKFVEKLGINKIVCVKGSRGKSTPKQVLAYAKRFIKEESKEYYKTFIVVDKDKHDFYEKVKIECEKSKKSNKDKNTDFIFIGSNPCFEYFLLLYEEDTNKPFDNCQQIKKYLKKEYDRSIEDNFYYESRNYKKAIKNACKVENNKDEQGSENFTDIHILLDYLIKNIAKESNL